A window of the Fusarium fujikuroi IMI 58289 draft genome, chromosome FFUJ_chr09 genome harbors these coding sequences:
- a CDS encoding related to epithelial zinc-finger ezf protein: MYLTPPSTSNSPVSQYSQFFETSSSSSDTSCPPNRLPSCYGSPFQQAVSGVSHSDLDSDSYSHHARWFTVPQPELLSPPPMDHGSTAWVTPDGLVAGTSTASSSSVEPDALHADFNAFAGYDSCLPPSYQTHDAYMPPSRNTSVHEPSLSSTSQSSRAPSIGARPPYGYLQDPSNSRFRVEGSVSSYGQGYDPQPYSTAGPSAAAYQTDGASFASNLPSSLGASSSTTWPKQEYEVPQFYSTPQNQLPDLGQERRLLKTSKAKRPTRKHTSKEEANFQCEVKGCGKFFSRSYNYKSHLETHDEKREYPFPCTVDGCTKKFVRKTDLQRHHQSVHMKERNHKCDYCGRLFARKDTLRRHMEDGCSKRFDIGTLNLQGPGFAGLGIVSPTRPSGLDPRRPG, translated from the exons ATGTACCTGACACCTCCCTCGACCTCGAACTCCCCCGTATCGCAGTATTCACAGTTCTTCGAAACGAGTTCGTCCAGTTCTGACACTTCCTGCCCCCCGAATCGCCTGCCGTCTTGCTACGGCTCTCCATTTCAGCAAGCTGTCTCAGGCGTTTCACATTCAGACTTGGATTCGGATTCGTACTCCCACCACGCTCGCTGGTTCACAGTGCCTCAGCCAGAGCTTCTATCACCGCCTCCCATGGACCACGGTAGCACTGCTTGGGTCACACCAGACGGCTTAGTGGCTGGAACAAgcacagcttcttcaagctcggTAGAACCTGACGCCCTGCATGCGGATTTTAATGCATTTGCTGGATACGACTCTTGTTTGCCTCCCTCATATCAGACACATGACGCCTACATGCCGCCCAGTCGCAACACGTCAGTCCATGAGCCCTCATTGTCGTCTACTAGCCAATCCTCGCGAGCGCCATCAATAGGCGCAAGACCACCGTATGGATACTTGCAAGATCCCTCTAACTCAAGATTCAGAGTCGAAGGCTCCGTGAGCAGCTATGGTCAGGGATATGACCCGCAACCGTACTCAACTGCCGGtccatctgctgctgcttatCAAACCGACGGGGCCTCCTTCGCTTCAAATCTGCCCTCCAGCCTCGGCGCAAGTAGTTCAACGACCTGGCCGAAGCAAGAATATGAGGTGCCGCAGTTCTATTCTACCCCACAAAATCAACTTCCTGATCTTGGCCAGGAGAGGAGACTGTTGAAGACAAGCAAGGCTAAGAGACCCACAAGAAAGCACACATCGAAGGAAGAGGCCAACTTCCAATGCGAAGTCAAAGGATGCGGGAAGTTCTTCAGTCGCAGTTACAACTACAAATCGCACCTAGAGACTCATGATGAGAAGCGCGAATATCCATTTCCCTGCACTGTCGACGGGTGCACTAAGAAGTTTGTGCGGAAGACCGACCTTCAACGACACCACCAGAGTGTGCACATGAAGGAACGCAATCATAAGTGTGACTATTGCGGACGCCTCTTCGCCCGAAAGGACACCCTGAGAAG ACATATGGAGGACGGCTGTTCGAAGCGCTTTGATATCGGGACACTCAACTTGCAAGGTCCAGGTTTCGCAGGTTTGGGGATTGTTAGCCCAACCAGACCGTCCGGCTTAGACCCTCGCCGCCCTGGATAA
- a CDS encoding related to U4/U6 small nuclear ribonucleoprotein hPrp3 codes for MDRNNQSHGLGPRHDASSRVQKTESAADRMAALKARVAAAIGTSKAKKPASKPKESTPIPSSGRTDKVRSQDATRLGLVNKQNGENPYYDPSLSTQPGGGKGRQSRSLVFNQKGKYIAQANALRRQAALEAMKKRIAEQTRKAGIDDDLDVERNYVVDAPPEIEWWDEGLVDGGSYYRLDDPSKLKLTTADSIITEYIQHPVALEPPQDRHVPAAKPMFLTSREQAKLRRQRRMAELKEMQAKIRLGLVPAPPPKVKKGNLMRVLGDVAVKDPTAVEARVNREIAERHQKHVETNEERKLTKDQKHDKIATNQQKDAEKGIHMLVFKIESLANGQHRYKIGMNAEQLALTGICVMHPKFNLVIVEGGEWSIKKYKKLMLNRIDWTENSPSRDRDGKQGATRDWLLAEKDNGELKDMSMNECKLVFEGEEKARAFRKWGSKVCETDSEARDALARTKMDNFWQLAKGFA; via the exons ATGGATCGCAACAACCAATCCCATGGGCTCGGCCCTCGCCATGATGCATCATCGCGAGTGCAAAAGACCGAGTCTGCTGCGGACAGGATGGCTGCACTCAAGGCTCGAGTCGCCGCAGCAATCGGAACCAGCAAGGCAAAG AAGCCCGCAAGTAAACCAAAGGAATCGACACCAATACCATCAAGCGGGCGAACAGACAAGGTCCGATCGCAAGACGCCACGAGGCTAGGCTTGGTCAACAAACAGAATGGAGAAAACCCCTACTACGATCCTAGTCTTTCAACACAACCTGGTGGAGGGAAGGGACGACAGTCAAGATCACTTGTGTTCAACCAGAAGGGCAAATATATTGCCCAAGCCAATGCTCTTCGTCGACAAGCCGCCTTGGAGGCGATGAAAAAACGAATTGCAGAGCAAACTCGAAAAGCTGGTATCGACGATGATCTAGATGTTGAAAGGAACTATGTCGTGGATGCACCGCCAGAGATTGAGTGGTGGGATGAAGGACTTGTTGACGGAGGAAGCTATTACAGGCTGGATGACCCTTCGAAACTCAAACTTACGACAGCTGACAGCATTATCACTGAATACATTCAGCATCCGGTTGCACTCGAGCCACCTCAAGACCGACATGTTCCAGCGGCGAAGCCTATGTTCCTGACTTCGAGAGAGCAAGCAAAATTGAGGCGACAACGGCGAATGGCTGAGCTAAAAGAAATGCAAGCTAAAATTCGCTTGGGATTGGTACCAGCTCCGCCtcccaaggtcaagaagggcaaCCTGATGCGAGTTCTTGGTGACG TTGCCGTCAAGGATCCAACTGCTGTCGAAGCGCGTGTCAATCGAGAGATTGCGGAACGCCACCAAAAACATGTCGAAACAAAcgaagaaagaaaactcacCAAAGATCAGAAACACGACAAAATTGCGACGAATCAACAAAAAGACGCCGAGAAGGGAATTCACATGTTGGTCTTCAAGATTGAAAGCCTAGCGAATGGGCAACACCGTTATAAGATCGGTATGAACGCTGAGCAACTGGCACTTACAGGCATATGCGTCATGCACCCCAAATTCAATTTGGTGATTGTAGAAGGAGGCGAATGGAGTATCAAGAAGTACAAGAAGCTCATGCTTAACCGAATCGACTGGACCGAGAATTCGCCGTCAAGAGACCGAGACGGAAAACAAGGCGCCACACGCGACTGGCTCCTGGCCGAAAAGGATAACGGCGAGCTTAAGGATATGTCGATGAACGAATGCAAGCTTGTCTTTGAGGGCGAAGAGAAGGCGCGAGCATTCAGAAAATGGGGAAGTAAAGTGTGTGAGACAGACTCGGAAGCGAGAGATGCTCTGGCCCGTACCAAGATGGACAACTTCTGGCAACTCGCCAAAGGCTTTGCCTAA
- a CDS encoding probable DNA-directed RNA polymerase I, which produces MNIAQPVASGVESVEFTFLSPKEIRAISVKRIENPETFDNLLNPVPGGLYDPALGSWGDAPCTTCNLNQATCPGHAGHIQLPVPVYHPVFMDQAYRLLKAACVYCKGFRLPQKELHKYVCQLKLLQHGLIQEAHVVGAIGDNELAIELGDFSELESEAEEEGATNSIDNVTRARDKYVDKCLNGIKIKRGETKRGKHEGSSEMRREIIKEFLVEITKRRVCASCGGISPSYRKDRFVKVFERSLSDKDKAKMAQKNFKQADAMTRVHQAATKQKPDGYSSDEGVADVASPARETSRINGDVAHQDTEMTDADTASISSSPQRYISAMEVRARLNELFTKEQELVSLLYNAKPPTRSSTKVTPDMFFLTTILVPPNRYRPEARTGESEISEAQQNSLYKNILRGCGTIARLHRELQEEKADVNRMHQASAELQESVNALIDKNKNPVQGAAAKRNEDGIKQKLEKKEGLFRKNMMGKRVNYAARSVISPDPNIETNEIGVPPVFAKKLTYPEPVTSHNFRDMQQAVINGVDKWPGAFAIENENGQIVNLRNKSVDDRVSLANQLLAPTSSNAARTRNKKVYRHLTNGDVVLMNRQPTLHKPSIMGHRVRVLPGEKTIRMHYANCNTYNADFDGDEMNMHFPQNEVARAEALQIADTDHQYLSGTAGKPLRGLIQDHISVSVALCNRDTFFTKGDYQQLVYNALRPESGHIVGERIELVAPAVIRPVARWTGKQVITTILKNMQPPNCGGLSMKAETQIKASQWGVSSEEGTVVFQDGEFITGILDKSQIGPSSGGVIHAVHEIYGPAVAGKLLSSLGRLLTRYLNMRAFSCGMDDLRLTPEGEQARREALVPADSVGLKVASSYVSLEQDPGPRDPLLLERLEEVLRDDSKQEGLDLLMKEGLSKITDKIQTATMPVGLEKAFPINQMQAMTTSGAKGSRVNASLISCNLGQQVLEGRRVPIMVSGKSLPCFNPFETHARAGGYIVQRFLTGIRPQEYYFHHMAGREGLIDTAVKTSRSGYLQRCVIKGMEGLTVAYDTTVRDADGSMIQFLYGEDGLDVSKQKYLTDFSFILENVTSEASQLRYDPTVGDRLGMHRDAITKYMKKALKHTNIKDPKAQDPISGLFNPATTAFATSEKFYKAMTSYIKENKDGLIRDKSDKNKLALSRVSLNKKNAEMLFAMKYLRSLVEPGEAVGIVAGQSVGEPSTQMTLNTFHLAGHSAKNVTLGIPRLREILMTASDKISTPAMSIYPIEEMSVEDAEIFAKSISVLPLGFILDSINVEEKVGQGKIYGSAKIYKVDIQFFDSEEYTKTYAINISDVVEAVERKLLHRLLTLVKKDIRKRMTMSTMATPDVGTKAGVVEVAAPNAEAAGNFEDDEDDEDGDDDATNAKQRAKRSEAVSYGPNDDDDDAVQQEMERDAGEDDADEDEGFNGSPRQAEDDGDGDDVDWSAKARVNRVLEQYAEVTDFSFDEKTGASCSFTLEYDSTIPKVLMLTLVQDAVKKTVIQEISGVGACTLVEEKDTKVIHTAGVNLQAMQRYSDFIDPNRIQTNDIAAVLAVYGVEAARQNIVQELAGVFGSHGIKVDNRHLNLIGDHMTRNGGFTPFNRMGLKGNVSPFTKMSFETTLAFLKDAVLDGDWDDLSTPSGRLVMGRLGKVGTGGFDVLAQLPTYHVDSLA; this is translated from the exons ATGAACATCGCACAGCCGGTCGCATCCGGGGTAGAGAGCGTTGAGTTTACGTTCTTGTCACCAAAGGAAATCCGAGCAATCTCTGTGAAGCGAATTGAGAACCCCGAAACGTTTGACAATCTTCTCAATCCTGTACCGGGCGGTCTCTATGACCCTGCCCTCGGATCTTGGGGCGATGCGCC GTGCACAACATGTAACTTGAACCAGGCTACATGCCCCGGACATGCTGGACACATTCAACTTCCTGTGCCAGTATATCATCCAGTATTCATGGATCAAGCTTACCGACTCCTGAAGGCTGCCTGCGTATACTGCAAAGGATTCCGACTTCCCCAGAAAGAACTACACAAGTATGTGTGCCAACTAAAACTCCTTCAGCACGGCTTGATACAAGAGGCTCACGTAGTGGGTGCCATTGGTGATAACGAGCTGGCCATCGAGCTCGGCGACTTCTCTGAATTGGAAAgtgaagctgaggaggagggcgcCACCAACTCGATCGATAACGTAACGCGCGCAAGAGACAAGTACGTCGACAAGTGTCTTAACggtatcaagatcaagagagGCGAAACAAAGAGAGGAAAACACGAGGGATCGAGCGAAATGCGTCGTGAGATTATTAAGGAGTTCCTGGTAGAAATCACCAAGCGCAGAGTTTGCGCTAGCTGTGGTGGCATTTCACCCTCATACCGCAAGGATCGATTTGTTAAAGTCTTTGAGAGATCCCTGTCTGATaaggacaaggccaagatggctCAGAAGAATTTCAAGCAGGCCGATGCTATGACCAGGGTCCACCAAGCTGCAACCAAACAGAAGCCCGATGGATACTCTTCCGACGAGGGCGTTGCAGATGTGGCTTCTCCTGCTCGTGAGACTTCCCGCATTAATGGAGATGTCGCCCATCAGGACACGGAGATGACAGATGCGGACACGGCTtctatttcttcttctccacagCGGTATATCAGCGCTATGGAGGTTCGAGCTCGCCTCAACGAGTTGTTCACCAAGGAGCAAGAATTGGTTTCCCTCCTATACAACGCGAAGCCCCCGACCCGAAGCTCTACCAAAGTCACGCCCGACATGTTCTTTTTGACAACCATCCTAGTTCCTCCCAACCGCTACCGCCCCGAGGCTCGAACAGGCGAGTCCGAGATTTCTGAAGCCCAGCAAAATTCTCTTTACAAAAATATTCTTCGAGGCTGTGGGACGATCGCGCGTCTACACAGGGAGTTACAGGAGGAAAAAGCCGATGTCAACAGGATGCATCAGGCCTCAGCAGAGCTACAAGAGTCAGTCAACGCGCTCATTGATAAGAATAAAAACCCGGTTCAAGGCGCTGCAGCGAAGCGCAACGAGGATGGCATCAAGcagaagctcgagaagaaggaaggtcTCTTCCGAAAGAACATGATGGGAAAGCGTGTTAATTACGCCGCTCGAAGTGTCATCTCACCCGATCCCAATATTGAGACCAACGAAATCGGTGTCCCACCTGTCTTCGCAAAGAAGTTGACATATCCCGAGCCAGTGACCAGTCACAACTTCAGAGACATGCAACAAGCTGTCATCAACGGTGTCGACAAATGGCCCGGCGCTTTTGCTATCGAGAATGAAAATGGCCAGATCGTCAACCTTCGCAACAAATCAGTCGACGATCGTGTGTCTCTCGCGAACCAGCTACTGGCTCCCACGAGCAGTAATGCTGCTAGGACCCGGAACAAGAAGGTCTACCGCCATCTGACCAATGGCGATGTCGTTCTGATGAACAGGCAGCCAACACTTCACAAGCCGTCTATTATGGGACATCGAGTTCGAGTTCTCCCTGGCGAGAAGACGATTCGAATGCACTACGCCAACTGTAACACATACAACGCTGAtttcgatggtgatgagatgaacaTGCATTTCCCGCAGAACGAAGTTGCCCGCGCCGAAGCCCTCCAGATTGCCGACACTGATCACCAATATCTATCTGGTACTGCGGGAAAACCTCTTCGAGGTCTCATTCAGGATCATATCTCAGTATCCGTTGCTCTCTGTAATCGCGACACATTCTTCACCAAGGGCGACTATCAACAACTGGTTTACAACGCATTGCGGCCCGAGAGCGGTCACATTGTTGGCGAGAGAATCGAACTTGTTGCCCCTGCAGTGATTCGACCTGTAGCTCGATGGACTGGCAAGCAggtcatcaccaccatcttgaagaacatgcAGCCTCCCAACTGCGGTGGGCTTTCCATGAAAGCGGAAACACAAATCAAAGCCAGTCAGTGGGGCGTTAGCTCTGAAGAAGGAACTGTTGTTTTTCAGGATGGCGAATTCATCACCGGTATTCTGGATAAGTCGCAGATTGGTCCCAGCTCTGGCGGTGTAATCCACGCTGTTCATGAGATTTATGGCCCGGCCGTTGCGGGTAAGCTCTTGAGTAGTCTCGGTAGATTGCTCACCCGATATCTCAACATGAGGGCCTTCTCGTGTGGTATGGATGATCTGAGACTTACACCTGAGGGAGAGCAAGCACGGCGAGAAGCGCTTGTGCCTGCCGACTCAGTGGGTCTCAAAGTTGCATCTTCCTACGTTTCTCTCGAGCAGGACCCAGGTCCCAGAGATCCTCTACTATTGGAGCGTCTAGAAGAGGTACTTCGCGACGACAGCAAACAAGAAGGTCTGGATCTTCTGATGAAGGAAGGTCTTAGTAAGATCACGGACAAGATCCAGACAGCTACCATGCCTGTTGGTCTCGAGAAGGCTTTCCCCATCAACCAGATGCAAGCCATGACAACATCCGGTGCCAAGGGATCCAGAGTCAATGCTTCGCTGATTTCTTGTAACCTTGGTCAGCAAGTTTTAGAGGGTCGGCGTGTCCCTATCATGGTCAGCGGCAAGTCGTTGCCATGCTTTAACCCATTCGAGACTCATGCGCGAGCTGGCGGTTATATCGTGCAGCGCTTCCTTACAGGTATCCGACCTCAAGAGTACTATTTCCATCACATGGCTGGTCGAGAAGGTCTGATTGATACTGCTGTCAAGACGTCCCGCTCCGGGTACCTGCAGCGATGTGTTATCAAGGGTATGGAGGGTTTGACGGTCGCGTACGATACCACCGTGCGAGATGCAGATGGCTCCATGATCCAGTTCCTGTATGGCGAGGATGGTCTCGATGTTTCTAAGCAGAAATATTTGACTGATTTCAGCTTCATCCTGGAGAATGTCACATCAGAGGCTTCACAGCTCCGTTACGACCCCACCGTTGGCGACCGCCTTGGAATGCACCGCGATGCGATCACCAAATACATGAAGAAGGCTCTCAAGCATACCAACATTAAAGATCCCAAGGCTCAGGATCCGATCTCAGGTCTCTTCAATCCTGCCACAACTGCGTTCGCCACATCTGAGAAATTCTACAAGGCCATGACTTCATACATCAAGGAGAATAAGGATGGCCTTATCCGAGACAAATCGGATAAGAATAAGCTTGCGCTTTCCCGTGTGAGCCTCAACAAGAAAAATGCGGAGATGCTATTCGCGATGAAATACTTGCGGTCTCTTGTGGAGCCTGGAGAAGCTGTCGGAATCGTAGCGGGTCAATCTGTTGGTGAGCCTTCGACGCAAATGACACTGAACACCTTCCATTTGGCTGGTCACTCTGCCAAGAACGTCACGCTGGGTATCCCTCGACTGCGTGAGATACTCATGACAGCTAGCGACAAGATCTCCACCCCTGCCATGTCTATTTACCCAATCGAGGAGATGTCTGTAGAAGATGCAGAGATCTTCGCCAAGTCTATATCAGTGTTGCCTCTTGGCTTCATACTCGATAGCATCAAcgttgaagagaaggttgGTCAAGGCAAGATTTATGGATCAGCCAAGATATACAAGGTCGATATACAGTTCTTCGACTCGGAGGAGTACACCAAGACGTACGCCATCAATATCTCGGACGTTgtcgaggctgttgagagGAAGCTCCTCCACCGGCTGCTAACTCTTGTGAAGAAGGACATAAGGAAGCGAATGACTATGTCTACAATGGCCACTCCCGATGTTGGCaccaaggctggtgttgtGGAGGTGGCTGCTCCCAATGCCGAAGCTGCCGGCAAtttcgaagatgatgaagatgacgaggacggtGATGACGACGCAACGAATGCCAAACAGCGAGCCAAACGAAGTGAGGCCGTGTCATATGGACccaacgatgatgacgatgatgccgTGCAGCAGGAAATGGAGCGAGATGCtggtgaggatgatgctgatgaggatgaaggttTCAATGGCAGCCCCCGGCAGGCAGAAGATGACGGGGATGGCGACGATGTTGACTGGTCTGCAAAGGCACGAGTCAACCGGGTCCTTGAACAATACGCCGAAGTCACAGACTTCTCGTTCGACGAGAAGACGGGAGCCAGCTGCAGTTTCACACTGGAGTATGATTCAACTATTCCCAAGGTCCTCATGCTCACCCTCGTTCAAGACGCTGTGAAGAAGACGGTGATCCAGGAGATTTCTGGCGTCGGTGCCTGCACCCTTgtcgaggagaaggacacAAAGGTCATCCATACTGCTGGTGTGAACCTGCAGGCAATGCAGCGATACAGCGATTTCATCGACCCCAACCGCATCCAGACCAACGATATCGCTGCCGTACTGGCTGTGTACGGTGTTGAGGCAGCTCGCCAAAACATCGTGCAAGAACTTGCCGGCGTTTTCGGATCTCACGGCATCAAGGTGGACAACCGCCACCTGAACCTGATCGGAGACCACATGACGAGGAATGGTGGGTTTACACCTTTCAACCGAATGGGTCTGAAGGGTAACGTCAGTCCCTTCACCAAGATGAGTTTCGAGACGACGCTCGCATTCCTCAAGGACGCTGTGCTGGATGGTGATTGGGATGATCTATCTACGCCCAGTGGTCGACTGGTGATGGGTAGACTTGGAAAAGTTGGCACAGGTGGCTTCGATGTTTTGGCGCAACTTCCCACATATCATGTTGATTCTTTGGCGTAA
- a CDS encoding histone H3 produces MARTKQTARKSTGGKAPRKQLASKAARKSAPSTGGVKKPHRYKPGTVALREIRRYQKSTELLIRKLPFQRLVREIAQDFKSDLRFQSSAIGALQESVESYLVSLFEDTNLCAIHAKRVTIQSKDIQLARRLRGERN; encoded by the exons ATGGCTCGCACTAAGCAGACCGCCCGCAAGTCCACCGGTGGCAAGGCCCCTCGCAAGCAGCTCGCCTCTAAGGCTG cccGCAAGTCCGCCCCCTCTACCGGAGGTGTCAAGAAGCCTCACCGCTACAAGCCCGGTACCGTCGCTCTCCGTGAGATTCGACGATACCAGAAGTCGACCGAGCTCCTCATCCGAAAGCTCCCCTTCCAGCGTCTG GTCCGTGAGATTGCCCAGGACTTCAAGTCTGATCTCCGCTTCCAGTCTTCCGCCATCGGTGCTCTCCAGGAGTCCGTCGAGTCCTACCTCGTCTCCCTCTTTGAGGACACCAACCTCTGTGCCATCCATGCCAAGCGTGTCACCATCCAATCCAAGGATATCCAGCTCGCCCGCCGCCTCCGAGGCGAGCGCAACTAA
- a CDS encoding histone H4, with protein MTGRGKGGKGLGKGGAKRHRKILRDNIQGITKPAIRRLARRGGVKRISAMIYEETRGVLKTFLEGVIRDAVTYTEHAKRKTVTSLDVVYALKRQGRTLYGFGG; from the exons ATGACTGGAC GCGGCAAGGGCGGCAAGGGCCTCGGCAAGGGTGGTGCCAAGCGTCACCGAAAGATCTTGCGAGACAACATCCAGGGCATCACCAAGCCCGCCATCCGACGTCTCGCTCGCCGAGGTGGTGTCAAGCGTATTTCTGCCA TGATCTACGAGGAGACCCGCGGTGTCTTGAAGACCTTCCTTGAGGGTGTCATTCGTGATGCTGTCACCTACACTGAGCACGCCAAGCGCAAGACAGTCACATCTCTCGATGTTGTATACGCCCTGAAGCGACAAGGCCGCACCCTCTACGGCTTCGGTGGTTAA